The Caldicellulosiruptor changbaiensis genome has a segment encoding these proteins:
- a CDS encoding sialate O-acetylesterase: MPLRLPLLLSDGMVLQRDKKVKIWGWAEPRETVTVNFSGKSYMTVTDDDGKWEVTLPPMQPGGPYSMEIKSQNSVITIKDILIGDVWVCSGQSNMVVPMERVIDIYKEELDDCDIPLIRQFTVPDRYHFKGPKEDLEGGSWEPLNKETVFRFSAVGYFFAKALFRRYNVPIGLIKACVGGTPIEAWMSKDIVYKFLENPEELEKLKDDSYIESVKKEQEAKIKAWFDYLDTTDIGLKNQPLPFFDENYSPSDWKIVNIPATWKEMGLDSTIGVVWFRKEIDIPSCMAGKPAKLYLGTIVDSDFTYVNGKLIGSTSYRYPPRKYNIPAGILKEGKNTIVVRVISNDGNGEFVKGKEYKIFTEDCKLDLKGQWLCKVGAQAKEPLPPQTFWQYKPTGLFNGMIAPLLNYSIKGIIWYQGESNTDRPEGYCKKLCALVEDWRKKWGDSNLPFLYVQLANFMEAKPQPCESNWARLREEQRRALLFLDNVGMAVAIDLGEWNDLHPSNKKDVGERLALLAQKVAYGEKDLVASGPLYKSMKIEGNKAVLEFSEVGSGLVAKGGDMLKHFAIAGKDKKFVWANAAVEGDKVVVWHDSIQNPVYVRYAWADNPEGANLYNKEGLPASPFTTEDEI; this comes from the coding sequence ATGCCATTAAGATTGCCACTTTTACTGAGTGATGGGATGGTACTTCAAAGAGATAAAAAAGTAAAGATATGGGGCTGGGCTGAGCCAAGAGAAACAGTAACAGTAAACTTTTCAGGCAAATCATATATGACTGTAACTGATGATGACGGAAAATGGGAAGTTACCCTGCCACCAATGCAACCAGGCGGTCCTTACTCTATGGAAATAAAGTCCCAAAATTCAGTTATTACTATTAAAGATATACTGATTGGTGATGTATGGGTTTGTTCTGGACAATCGAATATGGTTGTGCCAATGGAAAGAGTAATAGATATCTACAAGGAGGAACTTGACGATTGTGATATTCCTTTAATTAGACAATTTACAGTTCCAGACAGATACCATTTTAAAGGTCCAAAGGAAGATTTAGAGGGAGGAAGCTGGGAACCTTTGAATAAAGAAACGGTATTTAGGTTTTCAGCTGTGGGATATTTCTTTGCTAAAGCGCTATTTAGAAGATACAATGTCCCAATAGGTTTAATTAAAGCATGTGTTGGTGGAACTCCAATAGAAGCGTGGATGAGCAAAGACATAGTATACAAGTTTCTTGAAAATCCTGAAGAACTTGAAAAACTCAAAGACGACAGCTATATAGAATCTGTCAAAAAAGAACAAGAGGCAAAAATAAAGGCATGGTTTGACTATTTAGATACTACCGACATTGGACTTAAAAATCAACCTCTACCATTCTTTGATGAAAACTATAGCCCATCTGACTGGAAAATAGTAAACATCCCGGCCACATGGAAGGAAATGGGGCTTGACTCAACAATAGGTGTTGTGTGGTTCAGAAAAGAAATAGACATACCTTCGTGCATGGCAGGAAAACCAGCAAAACTATACCTTGGGACAATAGTTGATAGCGACTTTACATATGTCAACGGAAAACTGATTGGTTCAACTTCATATCGATATCCACCAAGAAAGTATAATATACCTGCAGGTATTTTAAAAGAAGGAAAAAATACAATTGTTGTGAGGGTTATAAGCAACGATGGGAATGGAGAGTTTGTAAAAGGAAAAGAATACAAGATATTTACAGAAGACTGCAAGCTTGACCTCAAAGGTCAGTGGTTGTGCAAGGTTGGAGCTCAAGCCAAAGAACCTCTGCCACCACAAACTTTTTGGCAGTACAAACCTACAGGTCTGTTCAACGGAATGATTGCACCGCTTCTAAACTACAGTATAAAAGGTATAATATGGTACCAGGGAGAGTCCAATACAGACAGACCTGAGGGCTACTGCAAAAAGCTGTGTGCTCTTGTTGAAGACTGGAGAAAGAAATGGGGTGATAGCAATCTACCATTTTTATATGTGCAGCTTGCAAACTTTATGGAAGCAAAGCCGCAGCCCTGTGAGAGCAACTGGGCAAGGCTGAGAGAAGAACAAAGAAGAGCACTTCTTTTCCTTGACAATGTGGGAATGGCAGTTGCAATTGACCTTGGTGAGTGGAACGACCTTCACCCATCGAACAAAAAAGATGTCGGTGAAAGGCTTGCTCTTCTTGCGCAAAAAGTAGCATACGGCGAAAAAGATTTAGTAGCATCAGGTCCTCTTTACAAATCAATGAAAATTGAAGGGAACAAGGCAGTTTTAGAGTTTTCAGAAGTGGGCAGTGGCCTTGTTGCAAAAGGAGGTGACATGCTAAAACACTTTGCAATAGCTGGAAAAGACAAAAAATTTGTATGGGCAAATGCTGCAGTTGAAGGTGACAAAGTGGTTGTCTGGCACGACAGTATTCAAAACCCTGTTTATGTAAGATATGCTTGGGCTGACAATCCAGAAGGTGCAAATCTTTACAACAAAGAGGGTTTGCCAGCATCACCTTTTACCACTGAAGATGAGATTTAA
- a CDS encoding endo-1,4-beta-xylanase, whose protein sequence is MDRYEHRKSQVLLKITAADGKPLKNVEITVRQTKHKFLFGCAEFSIVPFVNGEFSGALREKAEMAFEKFVDLFNFATLPFYWGRFEPVRGKPDTQRLKKAAEWLKNRGFELKGHPLCWHTVTADWLLELTNDQILEAQLMRIKREVSDFAGLIDMWDVINEVVIMPNFNKYDNGITRICRQYGRIGLVKMAFDAAREANPKSILLINDYVVSDAYEILIEALLDAGVKIDAIGIQSHMHQGFWGIEKTQEVLERFSRFGLFLHFTEVTLISGKLMPPHIKDLNDYKVDSWPSTPEGEERQAMEAKLFYKMLFAHPLVEAITWWNFIDTFAWLGAPAGFITREGRTKPIYSTLYQLIKKEWWTDTQSLITDENGTVKVSGFMGEYEVVCKDKKANFVLDRANEVVEITL, encoded by the coding sequence ATGGATAGATACGAACACCGAAAAAGCCAAGTTCTATTAAAAATCACCGCAGCTGATGGCAAACCTTTGAAAAATGTTGAAATCACAGTCCGGCAAACTAAACACAAGTTTTTATTTGGATGTGCAGAATTTTCAATTGTTCCTTTTGTAAACGGCGAGTTTTCAGGTGCCCTGAGAGAAAAAGCTGAAATGGCTTTTGAAAAATTTGTGGACCTTTTCAACTTTGCCACTCTTCCGTTTTACTGGGGCAGGTTTGAACCTGTCAGGGGCAAGCCAGATACGCAGCGGCTTAAAAAAGCAGCTGAGTGGTTAAAAAATCGCGGTTTTGAACTCAAAGGCCATCCACTTTGCTGGCACACAGTCACTGCTGACTGGCTTTTAGAACTTACCAATGACCAAATTTTAGAAGCTCAGCTTATGAGGATAAAGCGTGAGGTAAGCGATTTTGCCGGTCTTATCGACATGTGGGATGTAATAAATGAGGTTGTTATAATGCCAAACTTCAACAAATACGACAATGGAATCACCAGAATTTGCAGGCAATACGGCAGGATAGGTCTTGTCAAAATGGCCTTTGATGCAGCAAGAGAGGCAAATCCGAAAAGCATTCTGCTTATCAATGACTATGTTGTATCAGACGCCTATGAAATATTGATTGAAGCATTGCTTGATGCAGGTGTGAAGATTGACGCAATAGGAATACAGTCGCACATGCATCAGGGCTTTTGGGGAATTGAAAAAACCCAGGAAGTGCTTGAAAGGTTTTCACGTTTTGGCTTGTTTCTTCACTTTACAGAAGTTACATTAATTTCTGGAAAACTCATGCCGCCGCACATTAAAGACCTGAATGATTACAAAGTAGATAGCTGGCCTTCAACACCAGAGGGCGAAGAAAGACAAGCAATGGAAGCAAAACTTTTCTACAAAATGCTGTTTGCACACCCACTTGTTGAAGCAATTACATGGTGGAATTTCATTGATACTTTCGCTTGGCTTGGTGCACCAGCCGGATTTATTACAAGAGAAGGTAGGACAAAACCCATTTACTCCACCCTTTACCAATTGATAAAGAAAGAATGGTGGACAGATACACAAAGTTTGATTACAGACGAAAATGGCACTGTAAAAGTATCAGGTTTCATGGGCGAATATGAAGTTGTTTGCAAAGACAAAAAAGCTAATTTTGTCCTTGACAGGGCAAATGAAGTTGTAGAAATAACTCTCTAA
- a CDS encoding polysaccharide deacetylase family protein: MNISYLFPGGKSKALTMSYDDGQIYDRKLVSLFNEYGIKGTFFLNSANLGKDIFVLPDEVSQLYKGHEVGIHAKTHPFLDSIPLESIVEEIIEDRKYLETLVGYPVKGMSYPYGVYNEEVVKILPSLGIEYSRTVNSTYSFNIPTNFFVWNPTCHHKQDLLEITKRFLETENKNHLQLMYVWGHSFEFERENNWKLIEDFCKMVSKTTSVWFATNIEIVRYIKALRMLEFSVKRDIVYNPSAISVWLSVNGRAVEVNGGQIVALK; this comes from the coding sequence ATGAATATAAGTTATTTGTTCCCTGGTGGCAAGTCGAAGGCGCTCACAATGAGCTATGACGACGGGCAGATATATGACAGAAAACTTGTCAGTTTATTTAACGAATACGGAATTAAAGGAACTTTCTTTTTAAACTCAGCAAATCTCGGCAAGGATATCTTTGTTCTTCCTGATGAAGTTTCTCAGCTTTATAAAGGGCATGAAGTTGGAATACATGCAAAAACTCATCCTTTTTTAGACTCAATACCTCTTGAAAGCATAGTTGAAGAGATTATTGAAGACAGGAAATATTTGGAGACTCTGGTTGGATACCCAGTTAAAGGAATGTCATACCCATATGGAGTTTACAATGAAGAAGTTGTGAAGATTTTGCCATCGCTTGGCATTGAATATTCAAGGACGGTAAATTCCACTTACAGTTTTAACATACCAACAAATTTTTTTGTGTGGAATCCAACCTGCCATCATAAACAAGATCTGCTCGAAATTACGAAGAGGTTTTTGGAAACAGAAAATAAAAATCATCTACAACTTATGTATGTATGGGGCCACAGTTTCGAGTTTGAACGAGAAAACAACTGGAAGTTGATTGAAGATTTTTGCAAGATGGTTTCAAAAACAACTTCTGTTTGGTTTGCGACAAATATTGAAATTGTAAGATACATCAAAGCGTTGAGAATGCTTGAGTTTTCTGTAAAAAGAGATATTGTTTATAATCCTTCGGCCATTTCTGTATGGCTTTCTGTAAATGGTCGTGCTGTTGAAGTAAATGGTGGTCAAATTGTTGCACTTAAGTAG
- a CDS encoding alpha-amylase family glycosyl hydrolase — protein sequence MRDSSIQKVVKILESKVKKWDKKNDYRIPKLWDTFGYKGEEKIENADGTISVNPYNFLYQCITKAILPSKDTKINYLQSLAQIERQKGITSYAQGNWIEKSSIYGMQIRTSSAWDHDSDRELKLENKFGLKDTGTFIKTIALLPLIKKMGFDCIYTLPITKNSTRYKKGEMGSPYAVKNFFELDPILKDPMTDELSIEEEFAALIEACHILGIRFVIDIIPRTSARDSDFILEHPDWFYWIKVSNREKYGPPKLTLIKEFTKADESNIELIYKDPAVKEHLKLFMPSPDKYAPEKWEKIKEVCKQNPDRDFFELIEKEIGLTTAPAFSDCLNDPQPPWTDVTYLRLYLDHPVQSARYVDQDQPPYILFDTIRANIFKGKKPNIELWERISNIIVHYQQNFGIDGARIDMGHALPKELEDMIITKAKEVDPDFCFIAEELSLSGDKKAKESGYDMIIGDVWAREPRYYEGNLKKMIDKLLKLKLPVFAASEIPDSPRAASRIGSKDFSRFSVVLNNFLPNAVFFLTSGQEVFEVQPMNLGLDPQPDGRFKLSKSDPLYGKLAFFDRYALHWTNDGAQEMIELISAVSKIRKRYVDFIKPENFIKFPYNSKFVIAFGYKLELKDEKYLIVIANADLLRAKRVEINLEKAQLGLAREIKEVDTLFALKSTSPVKFQDQKLSNFLEPLDIKIVLAR from the coding sequence ATGCGAGACAGTAGCATTCAAAAAGTTGTTAAAATCTTAGAGTCAAAAGTAAAAAAGTGGGATAAAAAAAATGACTACAGAATTCCAAAACTTTGGGATACGTTTGGATACAAAGGAGAGGAAAAAATAGAAAATGCTGACGGCACAATTTCAGTAAACCCCTATAACTTTCTTTACCAGTGCATAACAAAAGCTATATTGCCAAGCAAGGATACAAAGATTAATTACCTGCAATCGTTAGCACAAATTGAAAGACAAAAAGGTATTACTTCATATGCTCAAGGCAATTGGATTGAAAAAAGCAGCATCTATGGAATGCAGATTAGAACAAGCTCGGCATGGGACCATGACAGTGACAGGGAGTTGAAACTTGAAAATAAATTTGGACTTAAAGACACAGGAACCTTTATAAAAACAATTGCACTTTTACCCCTTATAAAGAAAATGGGTTTTGATTGTATATACACTCTTCCAATTACAAAGAACAGCACAAGATACAAAAAGGGTGAGATGGGTTCACCTTATGCGGTTAAAAACTTTTTTGAGCTTGACCCTATTTTAAAAGACCCTATGACAGATGAGCTTTCAATAGAAGAAGAGTTTGCAGCTCTTATTGAGGCTTGCCACATACTTGGAATAAGATTTGTTATAGACATAATACCGCGAACATCTGCAAGGGATTCAGATTTTATCTTAGAACATCCTGATTGGTTTTACTGGATAAAAGTCTCAAACAGAGAAAAATACGGTCCACCAAAGCTAACGCTGATAAAAGAGTTCACAAAGGCAGATGAGTCTAACATTGAACTTATCTACAAAGACCCCGCTGTAAAGGAGCATCTGAAGCTTTTTATGCCCTCACCTGACAAGTACGCACCTGAAAAGTGGGAAAAAATAAAAGAAGTTTGCAAGCAAAATCCAGATAGAGACTTTTTTGAGCTGATAGAAAAGGAAATAGGGCTTACAACTGCTCCTGCATTCTCTGACTGTCTGAATGACCCACAACCGCCGTGGACAGATGTCACATACCTCAGGCTTTATTTAGACCATCCTGTGCAGTCTGCAAGGTATGTAGATCAAGACCAGCCACCTTATATTCTTTTTGATACTATAAGGGCAAATATTTTCAAAGGTAAAAAGCCAAACATAGAACTTTGGGAAAGAATTTCAAATATCATTGTACATTACCAGCAGAACTTTGGGATTGATGGTGCACGAATAGATATGGGTCATGCACTGCCAAAAGAGTTGGAAGACATGATAATCACCAAGGCAAAAGAAGTGGATCCTGATTTTTGCTTTATTGCAGAAGAGCTAAGTTTGAGCGGCGACAAGAAAGCAAAAGAGTCAGGCTATGATATGATAATTGGGGATGTTTGGGCAAGAGAGCCAAGGTATTATGAGGGAAATCTCAAAAAGATGATAGACAAGCTTTTGAAATTAAAACTTCCTGTTTTTGCAGCATCTGAGATTCCAGACAGTCCGCGGGCGGCATCAAGGATAGGCAGCAAGGATTTTTCAAGGTTTTCTGTTGTTCTCAACAACTTTTTGCCAAATGCAGTTTTCTTCTTGACATCAGGGCAAGAGGTTTTTGAGGTCCAGCCGATGAACTTAGGGCTTGACCCACAGCCAGACGGAAGGTTTAAACTTTCTAAGTCTGATCCGCTTTACGGCAAGCTTGCGTTTTTTGACAGGTACGCTCTTCACTGGACAAATGACGGTGCTCAAGAGATGATAGAACTAATTTCTGCCGTGTCAAAAATAAGAAAAAGGTATGTTGATTTTATTAAACCTGAAAACTTCATTAAGTTTCCATACAACAGCAAATTTGTCATTGCCTTTGGCTACAAGCTTGAGCTGAAGGATGAGAAGTATCTGATTGTCATTGCAAATGCTGATTTGCTAAGAGCAAAGAGAGTAGAAATTAATTTAGAAAAGGCACAGCTTGGCTTGGCAAGAGAAATAAAAGAAGTTGACACGCTATTTGCTCTTAAAAGTACCAGCCCTGTAAAGTTTCAAGATCAGAAACTCAGCAACTTTTTAGAGCCTTTGGATATAAAAATTGTTTTAGCAAGATAA